The following are from one region of the Syngnathus acus chromosome 10, fSynAcu1.2, whole genome shotgun sequence genome:
- the LOC119128255 gene encoding protein S100-B-like — MSELKATRLELAIFALCKVFDEYASAEGRKDTLNKTEVGTLVKKELPQLFEAAQGNPDGQTLLLDFDGDGEMDFKEFMVAVSCLACIFKTACAE, encoded by the exons ATGTCCGAGTTAAAAGCAACTCGTCTAGAGCTGGCCATTTTTGCTCTCTGCAAAGTTTTTGATGAATACGCCAGTGCAGAGGGCAGGAAGGACACGCTGAACAAGACAGAAGTCGGGACGCTGGTAAAGAAAGAGCTGCCCCAACTTTTTGAG GCAGCACAGGGAAACCCCGATGGGCAAACACTTCTGCTGGATTTTGATGGAGATGGCGAGATGGACTTCAAGGAGTTTATGGTCGCCGTGTCCTGCCTGGCCTGCATCTTCAAAACGGCTTGCGCTGAATAA
- the LOC119128253 gene encoding protein S100-A5-like, whose product MCEMNPTPLEQTIFTLCKVFSEHAEAEGNKDTLNKNEVKKLVKTELPHLFKAAQGDPEGQTLLMDFDGDGEMNFKEFMVVLSCLACIFKAHCPKK is encoded by the exons atgtGCGAGATGAACCCAACTCCACTGGAGCAGACCATTTTCACTCTCTGCAAAGTCTTTAGCGAACACGCCGAAGCAGAGGGGAACAAGGACACCCTGAACAAGAATGAGGTCAAGAAACTGGTGAAGACAGAGCTGCCCCATCTTTTCAAG GCAGCACAGGGGGATCCTGAGGGGCAAACTCTTCTCATGGATTTTGATGGAGACGGAGAGATGAACTTCAAGGAGTTCATGGTCGTCTTGTCCTGCCTCGCTTGCATTTTCAAAGCTCACTGTCCCAAGAAGTGA
- the LOC119128214 gene encoding uncharacterized protein LOC119128214 isoform X1, with translation MCVSGGRVFERMSRQESCFQCGNMRGLLSCLFLASHCALTSRSGASTLHVSQSADMTVLEGQLVNIRCCWTGNFSRVTVELLKNKIQYKKLKICQYPSCHAAVQKDAMMCVWLELLNATTEHSGTYICNVSADIPTLISGNGNGTVVTVTRQSSNGTAEGDVADESTSPSWPLLGGSLASVGFLLLVTLACYCKLKQRTATRVIYESPNFDSDMDKRSSGSSSAGSTEWRQVVVYESVDYFERVELKQSG, from the exons ATGTGTGTAAGCGGTGGGAGGGTTTTCGAGAGGATGTCGAGACAGGAGTCTTGTTTTCAGTGTGGAAACATGAGGGGTCTGCTGAGCTGTCTGTTTCTCGCCTCCCACTGCGCTCTCACATCACGCA GTGGTGCGTCCACTTTGCATGTGAGCCAGAGTGCTGACATGACCGTCCTTGAGGGCCAGCTGGTCAATATCCGCTGCTGTTGGACAGGCAACTTCTCCAGAGTCACAGTCGAGttgctgaaaaacaaaatccagtataagaaattaaaaatatgtcaGTACCCATCTTGCCATGCAGCTGTGCAAAAAGATGCCATGATGTGCGTGTGGTTAGAATTGCTCAACGCCACAACAGAGCACTCTGGCACATACATTTGCAATGTCTCTGCGGACATACCCACTCTAATATCTGGCAATGGAAACGGTACCGTTGTTACAGTAACGCGCCAAAGTTCAAATGGAACCGCAGAGGGAG ATGTTGCAGATGAATCCACAAGTCCTTCCTGGCCTCTGCTCGGGGGTTCCTTGGCTTCGGTGGGATTCCTGCTCCTGGTCACGCTCGCTTGTTACTGCAAACTCAAACAAAGAACAG CCACCCGGGTGATTTACGAGAGTCCCAACTTTGACTCTGACATGGACAAACGCAGCAGCGGCAGCTCCTCCGCAGGCTCCACCGAGTGG CGTCAAGTGGTCGTGTATGAATCCGTTGATTACTTTGAGCGTGTGGAGCTGAAGCAAAGTGGGTGA
- the LOC119128214 gene encoding uncharacterized protein LOC119128214 isoform X2, with the protein MCVSGGRVFERMSRQESCFQCGNMRGLLSCLFLASHCALTSRSGASTLHVSQSADMTVLEGQLVNIRCCWTGNFSRVTVELLKNKIQYKKLKICQYPSCHAAVQKDAMMCVWLELLNATTEHSGTYICNVSADIPTLISGNGNGTVVTVTRQSSNGTAEGDESTSPSWPLLGGSLASVGFLLLVTLACYCKLKQRTATRVIYESPNFDSDMDKRSSGSSSAGSTEWRQVVVYESVDYFERVELKQSG; encoded by the exons ATGTGTGTAAGCGGTGGGAGGGTTTTCGAGAGGATGTCGAGACAGGAGTCTTGTTTTCAGTGTGGAAACATGAGGGGTCTGCTGAGCTGTCTGTTTCTCGCCTCCCACTGCGCTCTCACATCACGCA GTGGTGCGTCCACTTTGCATGTGAGCCAGAGTGCTGACATGACCGTCCTTGAGGGCCAGCTGGTCAATATCCGCTGCTGTTGGACAGGCAACTTCTCCAGAGTCACAGTCGAGttgctgaaaaacaaaatccagtataagaaattaaaaatatgtcaGTACCCATCTTGCCATGCAGCTGTGCAAAAAGATGCCATGATGTGCGTGTGGTTAGAATTGCTCAACGCCACAACAGAGCACTCTGGCACATACATTTGCAATGTCTCTGCGGACATACCCACTCTAATATCTGGCAATGGAAACGGTACCGTTGTTACAGTAACGCGCCAAAGTTCAAATGGAACCGCAGAGGGAG ATGAATCCACAAGTCCTTCCTGGCCTCTGCTCGGGGGTTCCTTGGCTTCGGTGGGATTCCTGCTCCTGGTCACGCTCGCTTGTTACTGCAAACTCAAACAAAGAACAG CCACCCGGGTGATTTACGAGAGTCCCAACTTTGACTCTGACATGGACAAACGCAGCAGCGGCAGCTCCTCCGCAGGCTCCACCGAGTGG CGTCAAGTGGTCGTGTATGAATCCGTTGATTACTTTGAGCGTGTGGAGCTGAAGCAAAGTGGGTGA